TGTTTGACCTGGTTTTGGAAAGTAGTAAGTGGTGAAGTCACCCGTTTTCGCATTTTGGATCAAGTCTTGAATAAATCGGTTACCTCTTGCATCGACCGCATTATAAAAGCTCTTACCGATATCGGCTGTGCTTTTACCTACAACGACGCGATGACCTTTAGAGTCATAACCGAAAATGTAGCCGTCTTTACCAAACTCCATATTACGAAGAATAGGCATGGCTTGTTCTAGATCCGCTCCAGCATCAATGAGCGGTTGGACAGCCGATTCAGCCATCTGCAGATAGTTTTTAAGCTCGGCCTCTTTCGAGCTCAACATGCTTTCTCGCGTGTCCATAAATAGTTGGTGGGTGAGATCTTTAGTTTTCAAATACGTCACAGATAGCATGCCGATAGAAACCAAGATTAAGGGGATTATTGCTAAAATATACAAGCGCTTACGAATAGATACGTCCATGGTGTAACCTTTTTATAATATGTTGTGTTTTGAATCGTTTGGTGGATTGTACATACATGTTTCAAAATGTAACACCGAGTTAGTAACAAATTTATTAATTGTTGTGGAAAAATATTATTATTGTGCTAATACGCTTTAGTAAGTAATTGAATTCTAGTTGGTTGTTATTTATACCGTGCGAACTGGTCGGATCACAAAAAGCCAGACACATCCTGTGCCTGGCTTTTTATTAGTTCCCGAAATAAGTGGCTATGACTAAGTAGTGCTACTTAATTACAGCTGTGCGAATGCGCCTTCCCATGTGAATGACTCGCCGCCGAACTCAACAGTGTGAGAGCCTGCTTGCTGGTCTTCGCTTAGGTTGCAAATCGCGTATTGGTAAGTGTTACCTGTTGTTGTAGCGATACTAACAACAGTACCAATCTCGTTGTGACCGACAACAGTTACTGACTCAACTAGGCCACGAGCGTTTACTGATTGCTCGAACTCTTCGTTGAAGTAACCGTGAGTCTCTAGTACAGAAGCGAATACGTGATCTTTTGCCGTTTGACGGTGGATCATCGCAGGTTCGCTACGTAGGTTGAAGTCATGGTCGTTAGCGCCTAGACGAGCAAAGATAACTTCGCTGTCTGCCGCAGTAGCGCTTGTTACTAGTGAGTAGTAGCTATTGTTTACTAGCCAGCTTACCAGTGAGCTGCCTTCTACTTTACCAGAGCCTAGGTTCCATAGGTGTTGGTAGCCATCAGACTCACCTACAGGCTTAAGCGTGCTTTCTGTTTGGTATTCAAAGTCAGTACGGATGATCTGACCTGTGTAGTGTACAGGTAGGTCGTACTGGTTCTCTTGCTCAGACTCAATGCGGTAAACATCAATCACTAGTGGTTTTTCAAACTCAGGAAGGTCAGCAAGAAGGATGCTGCGCTGCATCTCTGTGCCTTCGTAGTAACCTGAGATACGACCGCTCATGCCTTGTAGTTTAGCGTTGTCAGTGTTGAAGAAGTGCTTTTGACCAAACTTAGACTCAGCTAGCGCTGTGTTGAAGTTGTTTTGTGTCTTCTGATTAACCGTCACTGTGTTGTGAGCAACAGTTTGCTTACAGTAAGATTTGTTCTCTGGGATGTAACGACCGCCGAACTTAGGCTCAACGTTTACCCAACGGCCATAGCCGTAGTCATGTAGTACTTCAAGGCCGCGGTTGAATACGCTTAGGTGAAGACCGTCGTAGTGACCGTGATCCAGTGCTGAGTGGTACTGGTGATCAGAGCCGTGCTGACCGAACCAGATAAGCGCCATTGTGTCGTCATCTTGCGCGTCACGGTGACGTAGGATACCTAGACCACCTTTTTCGCCTTCTGGACCATCGGTGATGTATAGGCTGCCCCAGTTAAATGGCTTGATTTCATCAGCGGCTTCTACAGCGTTTGATAGAGTCAGGCCTGAGCTGTGAACCCAAACGTTTTGCTGGTGGTTAGCCATTGCAAGTAGCGTTTCAGCTTGCTCGTAACGGTGGAAACATACCGATGTTGCCATAACAACACCTTCATCATTGATAGAGATTGTCTTTGATGAGTCGTTACATGCAGGTAGAGAGCCGTCAGGGAAAGCCGTTTTAAATACTGCGTAAGAGGTTGTCTTAATCACAGAGTCGTTGAACTCGTAAATGCCGATTTCTGGTTGACGACGCTCAATCGCTTCTGCAAATAGGTAGATTGGGCGTAGAGAGAAACGGTGGTAGTAAGGACCTTCCATGTAGTAGCCATCAGGCGAGAACAGTTGGTCTAGCTGAGCTAGGAAACCACCGCTCACTTTGTCTAGTTTTAGACCGTAAAGTGCTTTGTCTACCGATTCTTGGTCGTTGATCGCGTAACCACAAATACCTACAGCAGCAACCGCCCAAAGGCCGTGGTTGTGTACGATATCGAAGTCGTGACCGTAAGTCACAACGAAAAGGTCGATCATCTGCTTGAACAGGTCTGTTTCAATCAGTGTTTTTTGATCGTCAGAAAGCGTGTGGAATACACAAGAGTATGCACAAGAAGCGTAAAGCATCCACATGTTTTCGTTGAGCGTTTGGTGGAAGATCTTACCTGGAGGGTTAGTATCTTTACTTACGTTGCTCTCAAGAGTTGGGTACACCTTAGCGTATGCTGTTAGCATGTCTACGATGTAGTCGCGGTACTTCTGATCTTCTGTAATAAGGAACAGGCGACCCGCAATATCCATGTGAATGTAGTTTTGCTTGTGACGGTTGTGCTCGTAACCGCCACCTTCACCGTGACCCGGAACCTCGATACCCACTTCTGACATGTAAGCGTCGGCTTGCTTGATGTCACGCGCAAGTGCTTTACCCAATAGGCTATCCGTGCCTAGTGCGCCACGAAGTTCTGCTGCTTCGTCGAAGTTAAGTAATAGTGGTTGATAGCTCATTTAAACTGTCTCCTGAGGGATAGCTTGGATTTCAACTGAATAGAAACCTGTCCAGTTGTAGGTTTTATCATTAATGATTATTTGGTTATTTGTTGTCACAGATGCATTCGCATCGTTAGACAGTAGCAGAGTCACAAGAGATTGCGCGGTTTCAATCTCAACTGCGGATGCAGTATCTGTATGACCCAGTACTTTAATGTTTTTAACCTTACCGCGTGCATTGACTGACTGTTCGAACTCTTCATTGAAATAGCCATGTGTCTCCACCACAGAGGCAAATAATGAAGTCTCGCCCTTGCTACGCAAGATAAAGGCAGGCTCACTGCGAAGGTTAAAGCTTGGATCATTGGCACCAGTGCGTGTGAAGATCACTTCACCATTATCATTCGAGCTTGTGCCAAGCCAAGTGTAATAGGTGTTGTTTTGTAGCCAACTCACCAGCGCCGTGTCGTTGGCTTCAGCTGCACCGACTTTCCATAGGTGCTGATAGCCAGCATCTGAACCCAGTGTTTCAAGGGTTTTGAATGTCTCGTACTCAAAGTTTGTGCGGATGATTTGACCTTGATATTGGTGAGAGTAGTCATATTGATGCTCCCCCTCACCCTTAATACGGTATAGATCGATAAGTAGCGGCGCTTCAAGCTCATCAAGAGTGAGAAGGAATGCGCTGCGCTGAAGGCCAAAGCCATCGTAGTGCTCGTTGGCAAACGCGCTCATGCCCTTAAGCTTTTCATCGTTCACTTGGAAGAAATGTGGTGTACCGCTAACGGAATCAGCACGGTCTACGTCAAAGTAGTTTTGGCAAGTTTCATCAATCGTGATCGCGTTGTGAGCGATAGTTTGACGCGCATAGCCTGGGTTTTCAGGCAAATAACGGCCACCAAACTTAGGCTCGACATTGACCCAACGGCAGAAGCCGTATTCGCGCAGAACTTCTTGACCGCGGTTAAAGAAGGTAATGCCCAATGTGTCGAAGTGACCATGCCCCATGCCGTGCATGCCATAGTTCATAACAAGTTGGGTAACGTCACCACTGTTATCCTGCATACGAACAAAGCCCTGTGCGCCTTGGTCGCCATTTGGACCCTCAGTCAGTTCCATACTAGGCCAGTAAGGAAGGCCGATTTCGCGTTCAGCTTGTGCTTTTTCATAAGCTTGAGAAAGCTTAAGGCCACATGGGTGCATCCAAACACCACCTTGGATTTTAGCCATGCCAAGAATATTGTCGTCGAGCTCGTAGTGCGCTCCGTAGATGCCAACAGCTACCTGTACGCCAGCGTCGTTGATGCCCATGCTTTGTGATGCGTCGTTTAGCGCCGGGAAAACACCATTTGGGTAAGCCGTAGCAAGTAAGGCTTGAACCGTATTACCCACTACGCCATTTTTGTAGTTGTAGATATCGACTTGTGGCATGTGGCGATGGATGATCTCAGCAAAGAGAACTAACGGACGGATTGTGAAGCGAGAGTAGTAAGGGCCTTCAAGGTAGTAACCTGATGGAGCAAATAGGTTTGAAACCTGATCTAGGAAACCACTGGTTGCTTCGCGGTCTTTACCGTAAACCGCCATCTCAAGATATTCAGGGCGGTTGATGGCCACAGCACAAGTACCAACAGCGGCAACGGCCCAAACACCGTGGTTATGAATATGGTCAAAACGGTGAGCGTATTTTTCAATGCTCATCTCAATCATTGGGATAAACACACGTTCGACAATACGGTCACGCTCTTCTTGAGTCATGGTTGAGGCAACGCAAGAATAAGCAATGCTGGTGAACAATAACCAGCCATGCTCATTGAGAATTTGATGGAATAGACGCCCAGTAGGGTTAGTATTCTTTTGAACCTGAAAATCTAGGGTAAGGTATTTGTCTGCATACCAATTCAGTAAATCTTTGACAAAGTTTGCGTACTTCTCTTCTTGAGTAACAAGAAATAGACGACCCGCAATATTCATATAGGTGTAGTTTTGCTTGTGGCGATTATGTTCGTAACCACCCGCTTCGCCATGGCCAGGCACATCTAAAGGTAGTGCCATAAAAGCATCCACTTCTTTGCGATGTGCTTCAATGGTTTGACCCATTAAAGTTGATTTACCGACTTCTTTACGAAGTGCTTCAATTTCTTCCTGAGAAAGAAGGACTGGCTGTGTCGTCATTGAGCTATTACCCTGAATATGTACGTAGATTCTATAAGCTACAATAAAGTAATACAATAAGATGGTTTATGATAGCGAGACGAATCAAAACAATGATCAATATCACGTGGCTCAATATAAGTTGCTGATTGTTATGGGTTATGTGCTTTGTTGTCTTGTTATTACAATAAGTTATCGGGGCAGAAGTAGGAGAGATTTCTTGAGACTTAGTTGATTTAGGTCACATAATCATGGATATATTGTATGACAATTGAGTCTGTTGGGCTATCATTACCCCAACAGAAAGACATCGAACTTTATTCGGAGATTAGAAATGAATCCATTTTTTGTAAATTCAGAGCACCCATGGGAAGACCTAGGCGATGGTATCAAGCGTAAAATCGTTGCTTATACTGACGACCTAATGGCAGTTCACCTGAACTTTGATAAAGGCGCTATCGGCCACCCTCACACTCACGAAATTCACGACCAAATCGGTTACGTTGTTCGTGGTAGCTTTGAAGCTGAAATCGACGGTGAGAAAAAAGTACTGAAAGAAGGCGATGCTTACTTCGCTCGTAAACTCGCAATGCACGGTGCAGTTGCTCTAGAACAAGACAGCATTCTTCTAGACATCTTCAACCCAGCTCGCGAAGACTTCTTGAGCTAATCTCCCGACCAATTCAGTTACTAAGGTAATTAAATGAAAACATTCAATATTGCAGTCATTGGTGAGTGCATGGTTGAGCTGCAGAAGAAAGAAGGTGAGCTTAAGCAATCATTTGGTGGTGATACACTAAATACTGCGCTTTACCTAAATCGTCTGACTAAAGCTCATGACGTTAACGTAAGCTACGTATCTGCACTAGGTTGTGATCCTTTCAGCATGGAAATGCTTGAAGCGTGGAAACAAGAAGGTATCGATACAGAAACTGTTCTTAACGTAGCTGAAAAAACACCGGGTATCTACTACATCGAAACTGATGACACTGGTGAGCGTAGCTTCCACTACTGGCGTAGTGATTCTGCAGCGAAATTCGTTTTCGACCAGCCAGAATCTGACCAGTTAATCGACAAGCTATACACTTACGACGCTGTTTACATGAGTGGCATTACCTTAGCTATCCTTACAGAAACAGGTCGTGAAAAGCTTCTGACTTTCCTTGAAGCATTTAAAGCGAAAGGTGGCAAAGTTATCTTTGATAACAACTACCGTCCTAAGCTTTGGGCTAGCGCTCAAGAAGCTCAGTCTTGGTACCTAAAAGTACTTAAGCACTGTGATATCGCTCTTCTGACTTTCGATGACGACCAACTTCTGTTCGGTGACATGTATGTTGAGCAGTGCATCGAGCGTACTTCTTCTCTAGGTGTTAGCGAAATCATCATCAAGCGTGGTGGCGATGCGTGTCTAGTTGTTGAAGGCGATGAGCAAAACTACGTAGCGGCGAACAAGATCGACAACGTTGTGGATACAACTGCAGCGGGCGACTCTTTCAGTGCTGGTTTTGTAGCAAAACGCTTCACTGGCGGCTCTGCACGCGACGCAGCATTCACAGGTCACTGTGTTGCTGGTACGGTAATTCAACACAAAGGCGCGATCATCCCTAGTGATGTGATGCCTGAGCTGTAAGCTAATACTCCTAAATAAAGAGAAAGTTTCAATGACTACACTAAATGAACAGCTAGCTAACCTTAAGGTTATCCCTGTAATTGCAATCAACAAAGTTGAGCACGCAATTCCATTAGGTCGCGCTCTAGTAGAAAACGGCATGCCTTGTGCTGAAATCACTCTACGTACTGAGTGTGCTATCGAAGCAATTCGTGTAATGCGTAAAGAATTCCCAGAGATGCTAATCGGTTCTGGTACAGTTCTTACTAACGAGCAAGTAGATGCTTCTGTTGACGCTGGCGTTGACTTCATCGTAAGCCCAGGCTTCAACCCACGTACTGTTCAATACTGTCTAGACAAAGGCGTTGCGATCGTACCTGGCGTTAACAGCCCAAGCCTAGTAGAGCAAGCAATGGAAATGGGTCTACGTACTCTTAAATTCTTCCCTGCTGAGCCATCTGGTGGCGTTCCAATGCTTAAAGCACTAACAGCTGTTTACCCAGTAAACTTCATGCCTACTGGCGGTGTTAGCCTTAAGAACGTTGATGACTACCTATCAATCCCTTCTGTACTTGCGTGTGGCGGTACTTGGATGGTTCCAACGAACCTAATGGATGAAGGTAAGTGGGATGAGCTAGGTGCTCTAGTTCGCGATGCAGTTAAGCACGTAAACTAATCTTCAGTCTTTTTTAAGAAAGCGAGCCTCAATGGCTCGTTTTTTTTGGACTAAGCTTAGTGAACTTATGCTAAGCATCTAATATGATTAAGAAATAAATTCGGCTTAAATAATAATACAATATATCAAATGATTTTGAGTCGAAAAACGCGCTAAGTAACTAATATATAAGGCTATGAGCCTTGTTGTAGTTGCGTTTGTAAGCAAAAGAAATTTAATCATAAACAGTTGCTCTAGATCACATAAAAAGCTTATTGTAGTACAAATAAGGTTAATAAAAGAGTAACCTTACTCGCAGTAAATGATAAACCTTTTAAAGGCTGAAAAAATGACTATTGATACTCTCGTTGTTCTTGCCTACTTCTTCTTTTTAGTAGCAATTGGCTGGATGTTCCGTAAGTTCACAACATCGACCAGTGACTACTTTCGTGGGGGCGGTAAGATGTTATGGTGGATGGTTGGTGCAACCGCCTTCATGACCCAGTTTTCAGCATGGACGTTTACAGGTGCCGCAGGACGCGCGTTCAGCGACGGTTTCGTCGTTGTAATCCTATTCTTAGCCAACGCATTTGGCTACTTCATGAACTACATCTACTTTGCTCCAAAATTCCGTCAACTTCGCGTTGTTACGGCGATTGAAGCGATTCGTCAGCGCTTCGGTAAGACGTCAGAGCAGTTCTTCACTTGGGCAGGTATGCCTGATAGCCTGATTTCAGCTGGTATTTGGTTGAACGGTCTAGCAATCTTCGTTGCAGCAGTATTCGGTATCGACATGGAAGTAACTATCGTTGTTACTGGTCTGGTACTAATGCTAATGGCTGTAACCGGTGGTTCTTGGGCGGTTGTTGCCTCTGACTTTATGCAGATGCTCGTTATCATGGCAGTAACCATTACCTGTGCGGTAGCGGCATATTTCCACGGTGGTGGTCTAACCAACATCGTTTCTAACTTTGAAGGCGACTTCTTCGTTGGTAATAACCTAAACTACATGAGCATCTTTGTTCTTTGGGTTGTGTTCATCTTCATCAAACAGTTTGGTGTAATGAACAACAGTATCAACGCATACCGTTACCTATGTGCGAAAGACAGTGACAACGCTCGTAAAGCTGCAGGCCTAGCTTGTGTACTAATGATTGTTGGTCCACTAATCTGGTTCCTTCCAGCTTGGTATGTAGCAGCATTTATGCCTGACTTCGCTGACCAATACGGTAGTGTAGGTAGTGACGCAGCTTACCTAGCATTCGTACAAAACGTAATGCCAGCAGGTATGGTTGGTCTACTAATGTCAGCAATGTTTGCGGCGACCATGTCTTCAATGGACTCAGGTCTTAACCGTAACGCTGGTATCTTCGTAATGAACTTCTACAGCCCGATTGTTCGTCCAAACGCAACACAGAAAGAACTTGTGATTGTGAGTAAGGCAACAACGGTACTAATGGGCTTCATCATCATCGGTATCGGTCTGTTCATCAACTCACTACGTCACCTAAGCCTATTCGACATTGTACTGAACGTTGGTGCGCTAATCGGCTTCCCAATGCTAATCCCTGTACTACTTGGTATGTGGGTTCGTAAGACTCCAGACTGGGCTGGTTGGGGTACGCTAGTTGTTGGTGGTTTCGTTTCTTACTACTTCGGTATCTCTCTACAAGCAGAGCACATCGAAAACTGGTTCAACATGGATCAAGCACTAACTGGTCGTGAGTGGTCAGACCTTAAAGTAACGCTTAGCCTAATGGCGCACGTTGTCTTCACAGGTGGCTTCTTCCTAGCAACGACTCTAGTTTACAAAGGTCGCACACCAGAGCGTGAAGCTGAAGTTGAGAAACTATTCGAGAACTGGAACACGCCTGTCGTTGCAGACTCTGAAGAGCAGCAAAACCTAGATACCAAACAACGTGGTATGCTTGGTAAGCTAATCTCAGTAGCAGGTCTTGGTATCCTAGCAATGGCTCTGATTCCAAACGAACCAACAGGTCGTATGCTATTTATCCTATGTGGTACGATGGTTCTAACAGTAGGTATCCTACTAGTGAACGCATCTCGTGCACCACAGAAAGAGCTAGCGAAGTCTTAATCGACTAAATAACGCTAATATTGAAAAGCCGCTGAATTATCAGCGGCTTTTTTACGTTTGGGGCTTTGGCGTTTGGGCTATTTTTGTTTGGATTGCGGGAAATGAGTCCCCCGAATTCTTAGCTATTGTTTTGCTAGGTTATAACGCTCAGAAAGATCGCCCGTGATCTGCTCGCCATTCATATCGAGTTTGATCAAGCGTCCTTCAGCAACAAAGAATTGATTGGGTGTACTTTTATTATCTAGCGTAACCACTGAACCCGCTTCGTTCCATGAGAAAGGACCATCACTCTCAAATGAGTGATCTTCTTCACCGCGGTATGTTTCCGTGAGGTGGTAGGTATTATCGATATTGAGCGTTAACGTAACATCGATACCACTACAATCGGCACACGGCAGAGTACCTGAGTACAAACCATGCCAATCGAGCGCATTTCTCGCGCTATGAGCACTGTCTATTAAAATGGGTGTTTCGAGCTCACTTTCCACGACCGCCTTAACTATCGGTTCATCAACTTGGTTATTTGATGTTGCTACGTCAGCGTCTTGGCAGCCAACGAGTAACAGTGGAAGGGAAATCAAAGGGAGAAGTATCGGCTTCATGAGCGTTCCTTTTTATCATCATTAGTGTATATGCTTCTGATTATAGGAGGTATTTGCTAGGTAGGGATGATGCCGAGGTTAGCTTTGAGTCAGAGGTAAGGGGTGAGAGTCTATACGCTTTACTAACTTCATTAGGTTCTTAACTCGATGGGGACACTGTAAAGCTAAGTGCTAAAGCTGAACCGTGTTGCCGGAAACGTTTTTTTCGTTCATTCTCGATCGATAAGCTTATGATCTAGCCTTTTGAACTTTTTTGCTAGTTCACCTATTTTTATTTCCAATCATTTCTAAAAGCCATTTAATTCACTTGAAAAAGTGCTCTTGCCAAAATAAACCCATCAAAGACTAGCAGCGCATAAGGATGCATTGCACGGTTATAGAATCATCAAGGAGGTGATTTGGTCTGGGTTGATCAAACAAAAGAAGGTAATGAGCTATGAAAAAAAGCATCTCTATTGCGCTACTAAGCGTGATCACACTGTTCACTTCCGTTGCTAGCGCTAACGTTATATTCCCCATCTCAAGTGCAGCGAGATCTGCGACTGCTGCCTACAATTATGTCATGAGTGATTATGATGAGTTCACGGATCAAGAGGGTGAACAGTATCACATACATGCGTCTGAACACTCAGCGGATCGCACACTCATTATGGATACGACTTGGTCGCCGATTGCAGTACTTACCAGTGGAATGACTGAAGACAAAGCCCGACAGGTCGGTGTTGACTATGCAAAATCACTGGGACACGACATCCAATTAACAGAAGCAGAGTTATATTACTACTGTGGTGCTTATGGGTACGCCTTCAAAGTGAATAAGATAGAAAAATAACGATGAACTATTTTATATGTTTGTACGATTATTTTTAGCGTATAGGTAGGTTGTAAGTTTGCCATAACAGGCTATATTGTCTCGCATCAAGAGGGGCACTATTTAATAGTGGTTCTTAGTTATTATTAATGATGTCGCCGGTTAGATTGCGACATTAAACCGTTCGGCTCATGATGAGCTTATCAAAATTGATGTCACTATGGATAGTGTTAATCTACCTGTGTAATAGGGCATTGAAGATGAATTTATATGAATCCATTTATAAC
This genomic interval from Vibrio agarivorans contains the following:
- a CDS encoding cupin domain-containing protein, with the protein product MNPFFVNSEHPWEDLGDGIKRKIVAYTDDLMAVHLNFDKGAIGHPHTHEIHDQIGYVVRGSFEAEIDGEKKVLKEGDAYFARKLAMHGAVALEQDSILLDIFNPAREDFLS
- a CDS encoding sugar kinase, coding for MKTFNIAVIGECMVELQKKEGELKQSFGGDTLNTALYLNRLTKAHDVNVSYVSALGCDPFSMEMLEAWKQEGIDTETVLNVAEKTPGIYYIETDDTGERSFHYWRSDSAAKFVFDQPESDQLIDKLYTYDAVYMSGITLAILTETGREKLLTFLEAFKAKGGKVIFDNNYRPKLWASAQEAQSWYLKVLKHCDIALLTFDDDQLLFGDMYVEQCIERTSSLGVSEIIIKRGGDACLVVEGDEQNYVAANKIDNVVDTTAAGDSFSAGFVAKRFTGGSARDAAFTGHCVAGTVIQHKGAIIPSDVMPEL
- a CDS encoding copper resistance protein NlpE, yielding MKPILLPLISLPLLLVGCQDADVATSNNQVDEPIVKAVVESELETPILIDSAHSARNALDWHGLYSGTLPCADCSGIDVTLTLNIDNTYHLTETYRGEEDHSFESDGPFSWNEAGSVVTLDNKSTPNQFFVAEGRLIKLDMNGEQITGDLSERYNLAKQ
- a CDS encoding heparinase II/III domain-containing protein, which encodes MSYQPLLLNFDEAAELRGALGTDSLLGKALARDIKQADAYMSEVGIEVPGHGEGGGYEHNRHKQNYIHMDIAGRLFLITEDQKYRDYIVDMLTAYAKVYPTLESNVSKDTNPPGKIFHQTLNENMWMLYASCAYSCVFHTLSDDQKTLIETDLFKQMIDLFVVTYGHDFDIVHNHGLWAVAAVGICGYAINDQESVDKALYGLKLDKVSGGFLAQLDQLFSPDGYYMEGPYYHRFSLRPIYLFAEAIERRQPEIGIYEFNDSVIKTTSYAVFKTAFPDGSLPACNDSSKTISINDEGVVMATSVCFHRYEQAETLLAMANHQQNVWVHSSGLTLSNAVEAADEIKPFNWGSLYITDGPEGEKGGLGILRHRDAQDDDTMALIWFGQHGSDHQYHSALDHGHYDGLHLSVFNRGLEVLHDYGYGRWVNVEPKFGGRYIPENKSYCKQTVAHNTVTVNQKTQNNFNTALAESKFGQKHFFNTDNAKLQGMSGRISGYYEGTEMQRSILLADLPEFEKPLVIDVYRIESEQENQYDLPVHYTGQIIRTDFEYQTESTLKPVGESDGYQHLWNLGSGKVEGSSLVSWLVNNSYYSLVTSATAADSEVIFARLGANDHDFNLRSEPAMIHRQTAKDHVFASVLETHGYFNEEFEQSVNARGLVESVTVVGHNEIGTVVSIATTTGNTYQYAICNLSEDQQAGSHTVEFGGESFTWEGAFAQL
- a CDS encoding heparinase II/III domain-containing protein, translated to MTTQPVLLSQEEIEALRKEVGKSTLMGQTIEAHRKEVDAFMALPLDVPGHGEAGGYEHNRHKQNYTYMNIAGRLFLVTQEEKYANFVKDLLNWYADKYLTLDFQVQKNTNPTGRLFHQILNEHGWLLFTSIAYSCVASTMTQEERDRIVERVFIPMIEMSIEKYAHRFDHIHNHGVWAVAAVGTCAVAINRPEYLEMAVYGKDREATSGFLDQVSNLFAPSGYYLEGPYYSRFTIRPLVLFAEIIHRHMPQVDIYNYKNGVVGNTVQALLATAYPNGVFPALNDASQSMGINDAGVQVAVGIYGAHYELDDNILGMAKIQGGVWMHPCGLKLSQAYEKAQAEREIGLPYWPSMELTEGPNGDQGAQGFVRMQDNSGDVTQLVMNYGMHGMGHGHFDTLGITFFNRGQEVLREYGFCRWVNVEPKFGGRYLPENPGYARQTIAHNAITIDETCQNYFDVDRADSVSGTPHFFQVNDEKLKGMSAFANEHYDGFGLQRSAFLLTLDELEAPLLIDLYRIKGEGEHQYDYSHQYQGQIIRTNFEYETFKTLETLGSDAGYQHLWKVGAAEANDTALVSWLQNNTYYTWLGTSSNDNGEVIFTRTGANDPSFNLRSEPAFILRSKGETSLFASVVETHGYFNEEFEQSVNARGKVKNIKVLGHTDTASAVEIETAQSLVTLLLSNDANASVTTNNQIIINDKTYNWTGFYSVEIQAIPQETV
- a CDS encoding bifunctional 4-hydroxy-2-oxoglutarate aldolase/2-dehydro-3-deoxy-phosphogluconate aldolase yields the protein MTTLNEQLANLKVIPVIAINKVEHAIPLGRALVENGMPCAEITLRTECAIEAIRVMRKEFPEMLIGSGTVLTNEQVDASVDAGVDFIVSPGFNPRTVQYCLDKGVAIVPGVNSPSLVEQAMEMGLRTLKFFPAEPSGGVPMLKALTAVYPVNFMPTGGVSLKNVDDYLSIPSVLACGGTWMVPTNLMDEGKWDELGALVRDAVKHVN
- a CDS encoding sodium:solute symporter family protein, with amino-acid sequence MTIDTLVVLAYFFFLVAIGWMFRKFTTSTSDYFRGGGKMLWWMVGATAFMTQFSAWTFTGAAGRAFSDGFVVVILFLANAFGYFMNYIYFAPKFRQLRVVTAIEAIRQRFGKTSEQFFTWAGMPDSLISAGIWLNGLAIFVAAVFGIDMEVTIVVTGLVLMLMAVTGGSWAVVASDFMQMLVIMAVTITCAVAAYFHGGGLTNIVSNFEGDFFVGNNLNYMSIFVLWVVFIFIKQFGVMNNSINAYRYLCAKDSDNARKAAGLACVLMIVGPLIWFLPAWYVAAFMPDFADQYGSVGSDAAYLAFVQNVMPAGMVGLLMSAMFAATMSSMDSGLNRNAGIFVMNFYSPIVRPNATQKELVIVSKATTVLMGFIIIGIGLFINSLRHLSLFDIVLNVGALIGFPMLIPVLLGMWVRKTPDWAGWGTLVVGGFVSYYFGISLQAEHIENWFNMDQALTGREWSDLKVTLSLMAHVVFTGGFFLATTLVYKGRTPEREAEVEKLFENWNTPVVADSEEQQNLDTKQRGMLGKLISVAGLGILAMALIPNEPTGRMLFILCGTMVLTVGILLVNASRAPQKELAKS